In Streptomyces sp. NBC_00483, a single window of DNA contains:
- a CDS encoding LLM class F420-dependent oxidoreductase — MKLGINLGYWGAGMDADNLAVAKEADQLGYSVCWAAEAYGSDAATVLAYVAAQTERIDVGSAIFQIPARQPTMTAMTAATLDSLSGGRFRLGLGVSGPQVSEGWYGVKFDKPLARTREYVEIIRKAMSRERVSHDGAHWTLPLPDGPGKPLKLIVHPEREQIPLYIAAIGPKNLEQTGEIADGALLIFPAAEHLEETALQHIRAGREKAGKTMEGFDVCPTVPLALGEDKDVSTLADMFRPYTALYVGGMGSRKQNFYNQLAQRMGYEKEAAEIQDKYLAGDKEGAAAAIPQQLIDSTTLLGSVDRIADRMRAYAEAGVTTLTINPAGLTLADRLASLRAGIEAMERAGLA; from the coding sequence ATGAAGCTCGGCATCAACCTCGGCTATTGGGGCGCGGGGATGGACGCGGACAACCTGGCCGTCGCGAAGGAGGCCGACCAGCTCGGTTACTCGGTGTGCTGGGCCGCCGAGGCCTACGGTTCCGACGCCGCCACGGTCCTCGCGTACGTCGCCGCACAGACGGAGCGGATCGACGTCGGCTCGGCGATCTTCCAGATCCCGGCCCGCCAGCCCACGATGACGGCGATGACGGCCGCGACCCTCGACTCGCTGTCCGGGGGCCGCTTCCGGCTCGGCCTCGGTGTCTCCGGTCCGCAGGTTTCCGAGGGCTGGTACGGGGTCAAGTTCGACAAGCCGCTGGCGCGCACCCGCGAGTACGTCGAGATCATCCGCAAGGCCATGAGCCGCGAGCGGGTCTCCCACGACGGTGCGCACTGGACGCTCCCGCTGCCGGACGGGCCCGGCAAGCCGCTGAAGCTGATCGTGCACCCCGAGCGCGAGCAGATTCCGCTCTACATCGCCGCGATCGGCCCGAAGAACCTGGAGCAGACCGGCGAGATCGCCGACGGCGCCCTGCTGATCTTCCCGGCTGCCGAGCACCTGGAGGAGACCGCGCTCCAGCACATCCGGGCGGGCCGCGAGAAGGCCGGCAAGACCATGGAGGGCTTCGACGTCTGTCCGACGGTTCCGCTTGCGCTTGGCGAGGACAAGGACGTGAGCACGCTCGCCGACATGTTCCGGCCGTACACCGCGCTCTACGTGGGCGGCATGGGAAGCCGTAAGCAGAACTTCTACAACCAGCTCGCGCAGCGCATGGGGTACGAGAAGGAGGCCGCCGAGATCCAGGACAAGTACCTGGCCGGCGACAAGGAGGGCGCGGCCGCGGCGATCCCGCAGCAGCTCATCGACTCCACCACGCTGCTCGGCTCCGTGGACCGGATCGCCGACCGGATGCGGGCCTACGCCGAGGCCGGTGTCACCACGCTGACCATCAACCCGGCCGGGCTCACGCTCGCCGACCGCCTGGCCTCGCTGCGCGCGGGTATCGAGGCGATGGAGCGCGCCGGGCTGGCGTAA
- a CDS encoding aldo/keto reductase has protein sequence MEQRHLGRTGLRVSRIGLGTLLWGRDTDEHDAADLMKAFWEAGGTLVDTADVYGDGESEYLLGRLIEGLVPRRDLVISTKAGSVPDPDRRFDGSRGHLLSALDASLARLGTEYVDLWQVHAYDPGTPLEETLQALDIAVSSGRARYAGVSNFCGWQLAKAGTWQLAAPGTRTRLASTQMEYSLLQRGVEREVLPAALDLGMGLLPSSPLGRGVLTGKYRSGTPTDSRGGSDHMAPFVEPYLDEAAGHIVAAVATAADGLAVTPLQVALAWVRDRPGVAAPIVGARNAQQLTEALSVEALSLPDEICQALDDVSAPVHRYPDQDWSTL, from the coding sequence ATGGAGCAGAGGCATCTCGGCCGCACCGGCCTGCGTGTGTCCCGGATCGGACTCGGCACCCTCCTGTGGGGCCGGGACACCGACGAGCACGACGCCGCCGACCTGATGAAGGCCTTCTGGGAAGCGGGCGGCACGCTCGTCGACACGGCCGACGTGTACGGGGACGGGGAGTCGGAGTATCTGCTCGGCAGGCTCATCGAGGGCCTGGTGCCGCGGCGAGATCTGGTCATCTCCACGAAGGCGGGCAGCGTGCCCGATCCCGACCGGCGCTTCGACGGCTCGCGCGGGCACCTGCTCTCCGCGCTCGACGCCTCGCTCGCCCGGCTCGGCACGGAGTACGTCGACCTGTGGCAGGTGCACGCGTACGACCCCGGGACCCCGCTCGAGGAGACGCTCCAGGCCCTCGACATCGCGGTCAGCAGCGGGCGTGCGCGCTACGCGGGCGTCTCGAACTTCTGCGGCTGGCAGCTGGCCAAGGCCGGTACGTGGCAGCTCGCCGCGCCCGGCACGCGCACGCGTCTCGCCAGTACGCAGATGGAGTACTCGCTGCTGCAGCGGGGCGTGGAGCGCGAGGTGCTGCCGGCGGCGCTGGACCTCGGTATGGGCCTGCTGCCCTCGTCGCCGCTGGGCCGCGGGGTGCTGACCGGCAAGTACCGCTCCGGCACCCCGACCGACTCGCGGGGCGGCTCGGACCACATGGCGCCGTTCGTCGAGCCGTATCTCGACGAGGCGGCAGGGCACATCGTGGCCGCGGTCGCGACGGCGGCGGACGGGCTCGCCGTGACGCCGCTGCAGGTGGCCCTCGCGTGGGTCAGGGACCGGCCGGGAGTGGCCGCGCCGATCGTCGGCGCGCGCAACGCGCAGCAGCTCACGGAGGCATTGTCAGTGGAGGCCCTTAGTCTTCCTGACGAGATCTGCCAGGCGCTCGACGATGTGTCGGCGCCCGTGCACCGCTATCCCGATCAGGACTGGAGCACGTTGTGA
- a CDS encoding helix-hairpin-helix domain-containing protein: protein MSTESAAAENESGARPDTDPAAAASAEAEPVSADGAGAGAAASEAGTADAEAAAGTDGAEDREPEAAAAGADDAEDLAGRADGAEDSAEGAEAADAGATPDEVDAEAEDDADDADDADDAEASSKDGAAKGAEVSEAEAELAAQREFRERIAERKAAKEGPIDAGTKLSGTAADLLAAVRAVESGEKPAAAPVLARPEPEPRQDAPAAAPAEPVRRPQATVHTGADPEAVDSVRAVLAEGGAPESLAGAAAAALGEGAGDELRADPWQLLRVSGVRPEQADGFARALLGAECGPDDERRGRAVTVWLLEQAANAGHTALDLSVLAEALGKQGVPDAEEAVQSAVAEGDALIFHDPLEEAPIPAPAAEEDGEEEEAERPVRVLVGLERYALAEESLADGLARLLNSAPKDEGSATAGLEEAAAVERGTTAELIRAIAAHRLVLHTGGEAARAEPIAAAAAAGKLGLRVCVAAHGADGRRRAAELLGPDAPETATATVAGLLAQAEGPGLDQDGAFALDVLVVLDAPQLDVGDAAMLVELLADGTCLVLSGDPGTLWSAGPGRVFADVAAAEICPRIASRTPDFGPIGELVSGIGIGELNQVEAPGKEVVIVPVRDPAEAIHRTVQLVADSVPRAIGVPAEQTQVITPGHGGAAGTRALNVALKERLNPGPGRFGGFDPGDRAVYVTGRGRIRSGVVVGADAEGLRLECDGAPVLVPKEQVEQGAVRHGWAVTGHQAVGVRWPAAVVVLPGDATQALSRPWVYTAFGRGERHLSVVHGADTALPRAVSEIAAKPRTTRLRGLVAAQVPQP from the coding sequence GTGAGTACGGAGTCCGCTGCCGCGGAGAACGAGTCAGGGGCCCGCCCCGACACGGATCCGGCTGCCGCCGCGAGCGCGGAGGCGGAGCCGGTGTCGGCGGACGGCGCCGGGGCCGGGGCTGCCGCCTCCGAGGCCGGAACCGCCGACGCCGAGGCGGCGGCCGGGACGGATGGCGCGGAGGACCGCGAACCCGAAGCCGCGGCGGCCGGGGCCGACGACGCCGAGGACTTGGCGGGCCGGGCCGACGGCGCGGAGGACAGCGCCGAAGGGGCGGAGGCCGCCGACGCGGGGGCGACGCCGGACGAGGTCGACGCGGAGGCCGAGGACGACGCGGACGACGCGGACGACGCGGACGACGCCGAAGCCTCTTCGAAGGATGGTGCCGCGAAGGGCGCCGAGGTGTCCGAGGCCGAGGCCGAGTTGGCGGCGCAGCGGGAGTTCCGGGAGCGGATCGCGGAGCGGAAGGCCGCCAAGGAAGGGCCGATCGACGCCGGGACGAAGCTGAGCGGGACCGCCGCCGACCTGCTGGCCGCCGTGCGCGCGGTGGAGAGCGGGGAGAAGCCGGCCGCCGCCCCCGTGCTCGCGCGGCCCGAGCCCGAGCCGCGGCAGGACGCCCCGGCCGCCGCCCCCGCCGAACCCGTGCGCAGGCCGCAGGCCACAGTTCATACGGGCGCCGACCCGGAAGCCGTCGACTCGGTGCGGGCCGTACTCGCCGAGGGCGGGGCTCCCGAATCGCTGGCCGGCGCGGCCGCCGCGGCCCTGGGCGAGGGCGCGGGCGACGAACTGCGCGCGGATCCTTGGCAGTTGCTGCGGGTGAGCGGGGTGCGCCCCGAGCAGGCCGACGGGTTCGCGCGGGCGCTGCTCGGCGCGGAGTGCGGGCCCGACGACGAGCGGCGGGGCCGCGCCGTCACCGTATGGCTGCTCGAGCAGGCCGCGAACGCCGGGCACACGGCCCTCGACCTGTCGGTGCTCGCCGAGGCGCTCGGCAAGCAAGGGGTTCCCGATGCGGAGGAGGCCGTGCAGAGCGCCGTCGCGGAAGGCGACGCGCTGATCTTCCACGACCCCCTGGAGGAGGCGCCGATCCCCGCGCCCGCCGCCGAGGAGGACGGCGAGGAGGAAGAGGCGGAGCGGCCGGTACGCGTCCTGGTCGGTCTTGAGCGGTACGCGCTCGCCGAGGAGAGCCTCGCCGACGGGCTGGCCCGACTGCTCAACTCCGCGCCCAAGGACGAGGGTTCGGCCACCGCAGGACTGGAGGAGGCCGCCGCGGTCGAGCGCGGCACGACGGCCGAGCTGATCCGGGCGATCGCCGCGCACCGCCTCGTCCTGCACACCGGCGGCGAGGCGGCCCGTGCCGAGCCGATCGCCGCGGCGGCCGCCGCGGGCAAGCTGGGCCTGCGGGTGTGCGTCGCCGCGCACGGTGCGGACGGCCGCCGCCGGGCCGCCGAGCTCCTCGGCCCGGACGCGCCCGAGACGGCCACCGCGACCGTCGCGGGCCTGCTCGCGCAGGCGGAGGGCCCCGGGCTCGACCAGGACGGGGCGTTCGCCCTCGACGTCCTGGTCGTCCTGGACGCGCCGCAGTTGGACGTGGGCGACGCCGCGATGCTCGTGGAACTGCTTGCCGACGGGACGTGCCTGGTGCTCAGCGGAGACCCGGGGACGCTGTGGTCGGCGGGCCCGGGCCGGGTCTTCGCGGACGTCGCCGCGGCGGAGATCTGCCCGCGCATCGCCTCCCGCACGCCGGACTTCGGACCGATCGGCGAGCTGGTCTCCGGTATCGGCATCGGTGAGCTGAACCAGGTGGAGGCGCCCGGCAAGGAGGTGGTGATCGTTCCGGTGCGGGACCCGGCCGAGGCGATCCACCGCACCGTGCAGCTCGTCGCGGACTCGGTGCCGCGGGCGATCGGAGTGCCGGCCGAGCAGACGCAGGTGATCACGCCGGGGCACGGGGGCGCCGCGGGGACGCGGGCGTTGAACGTGGCGCTGAAGGAGCGGCTCAACCCGGGGCCCGGGCGGTTCGGGGGCTTCGACCCCGGTGACCGGGCGGTGTACGTGACCGGGCGCGGGCGGATCCGGTCCGGCGTGGTCGTCGGGGCCGACGCGGAGGGCCTGCGGCTCGAGTGCGACGGCGCCCCCGTCCTCGTACCGAAGGAGCAGGTGGAGCAGGGGGCCGTGCGGCACGGGTGGGCCGTGACCGGACATCAGGCCGTCGGGGTCCGGTGGCCCGCGGCCGTGGTCGTACTGCCCGGCGATGCCACGCAGGCGCTCAGTCGCCCCTGGGTCTACACGGCCTTCGGTCGCGGCGAGCGGCACCTCTCGGTGGTCCACGGCGCGGACACGGCCCTCCCGCGAGCCGTATCGGAGATCGCAGCCAAGCCACGCACCACACGACTGCGAGGCTTGGTCGCTGCCCAGGTACCGCAGCCGTAA
- a CDS encoding DUF5703 family protein, with product MPEYEFVDVYVPRGVSRKDATRLLTDHAEYGHWELDRLSLRRDGSRRVRLRRRIIRQVRATW from the coding sequence ATGCCGGAATACGAATTCGTCGACGTGTACGTACCGCGCGGGGTCTCCCGCAAGGACGCGACACGTCTGCTGACGGACCATGCAGAGTACGGACACTGGGAGTTGGACCGATTGAGCCTGCGCCGCGACGGCAGTCGCCGCGTGCGCCTGCGCCGACGGATCATCCGCCAGGTGCGGGCCACATGGTGA
- a CDS encoding chaplin, whose translation MRQVMRKGLITVAAASGVLAVTGGYAHADSSANGSSSDSPGVLSGNSVEAPVDVPVNVCGNTINVVGLLNPASGNDCGGSGGGDKAGDQSSDGGAQTGGNTSDSPGVGSGNHVSVPIHVPVNGCGNSIGAGSVGNGTTGNGCSDDGGGGGTTTPPVDSNTPPSRAGDPQGSSEHSGGGNVPGTQTVDMPKGESQLGQTGSPRAATGELAETGSSVPIGAVIPLAGGALLAGALLYRRANAAA comes from the coding sequence ATGCGACAGGTCATGCGGAAGGGCCTGATCACCGTGGCGGCCGCGTCCGGCGTACTCGCCGTCACCGGCGGCTACGCGCACGCGGACTCGAGTGCGAACGGAAGCTCGTCGGACTCGCCGGGCGTCCTGTCCGGCAACTCCGTCGAGGCGCCCGTGGACGTCCCGGTGAACGTCTGCGGCAACACGATCAACGTCGTCGGACTGCTCAACCCGGCGTCGGGCAACGACTGCGGCGGCTCGGGCGGCGGCGACAAGGCCGGCGACCAGTCCTCGGACGGCGGCGCGCAGACCGGAGGGAACACCAGCGACTCGCCCGGTGTCGGCTCCGGCAACCACGTGTCGGTCCCGATTCACGTGCCGGTGAACGGGTGCGGGAACTCCATCGGCGCCGGCTCGGTCGGCAACGGGACGACCGGCAACGGCTGCTCCGACGACGGCGGGGGCGGCGGCACCACCACGCCCCCGGTGGACTCGAACACCCCGCCCTCGCGCGCCGGGGACCCGCAAGGCTCCTCGGAGCACTCGGGCGGGGGCAACGTTCCGGGCACGCAGACCGTCGACATGCCCAAGGGCGAGTCCCAGCTCGGGCAGACGGGCAGCCCGAGGGCGGCGACCGGCGAGCTCGCGGAGACCGGCAGCTCGGTGCCGATCGGCGCGGTCATCCCGCTCGCCGGCGGCGCGCTGCTCGCGGGCGCGCTGCTCTACCGGCGGGCGAACGCGGCGGCGTGA
- the chpH gene encoding chaplin ChpH, which translates to MLKKVIAAAAATGGLVLAGAGMAVADSGAQGAATQSPGVVSGNVIQVPVHVPVNVCGNTVSVIGLLNPAFGNTCAND; encoded by the coding sequence ATGCTCAAGAAGGTCATCGCCGCTGCGGCTGCCACTGGTGGTCTGGTTCTCGCGGGTGCGGGCATGGCCGTCGCCGACTCCGGCGCTCAGGGTGCTGCCACGCAGTCCCCCGGCGTCGTTTCGGGCAACGTCATCCAGGTCCCGGTCCACGTGCCGGTGAACGTGTGCGGCAACACGGTCTCTGTGATCGGGCTGCTGAACCCTGCCTTCGGTAACACCTGCGCCAACGACTGA
- a CDS encoding M20/M25/M40 family metallo-hydrolase: MSEPSTGRAVSGQDEVVDLCRELIQIDTSNYGDHSGPGERKAAEWTAEKLAEVGLEPKIFESHPGRASTVARIEGEDPSRPALLIHGHTDVVPANAADWTHHPFSGEIADGCVWGRGAVDMKDMDAMTLAVVRDRLRTGRKPPRDIVLAFLADEEAGGVFGARHLVRNHPDLFEGVTEAISEVGGFSFTVNEQRRLYLVQTAEKGMHWMKLSVAGTAGHGSMIHRDNAITELSEAVARLGRHKFPVRVTKTLRHFLDELGDALGTELDPEDMEETIAKLGGIAKLIGATLSNTANPTQLNAGYKVNVIPGEATANVDGRFLPGHEDEFLADLDRILGPKVKRSDVHADKAVETTFDGALVEAMKTSIEAEDPIGKAIPYMLSGGTDAKSFVELGIRNFGFAPLQLPPELDFAGMFHGVDERVPVDGLKFGVRVLDRFIDAS, encoded by the coding sequence GTGAGCGAGCCGAGCACGGGCAGGGCGGTCTCCGGACAGGACGAGGTCGTCGACCTCTGCCGCGAACTGATCCAGATCGACACCAGTAACTACGGCGACCACTCGGGCCCGGGCGAGCGCAAGGCCGCCGAGTGGACGGCGGAGAAGCTCGCCGAGGTCGGCCTCGAGCCGAAGATCTTCGAGTCCCACCCCGGCCGCGCCTCCACGGTCGCCCGGATCGAGGGCGAGGACCCGTCGCGGCCCGCCCTCCTCATCCACGGCCACACCGACGTCGTCCCGGCGAACGCGGCGGACTGGACCCACCACCCGTTCTCCGGCGAGATCGCCGACGGCTGTGTCTGGGGCCGCGGCGCCGTCGACATGAAGGACATGGACGCGATGACCCTCGCGGTCGTCCGCGACCGGCTGCGCACCGGCCGCAAGCCCCCGCGCGACATCGTCCTCGCCTTCCTCGCCGACGAGGAGGCCGGCGGCGTCTTCGGCGCCCGCCACCTGGTGCGCAACCACCCGGACCTCTTCGAGGGCGTCACCGAGGCGATCAGCGAGGTCGGCGGCTTCTCCTTCACGGTGAACGAGCAGCGCAGGCTCTACCTCGTCCAGACCGCAGAGAAGGGCATGCACTGGATGAAGCTGTCCGTGGCCGGCACCGCCGGACACGGCTCCATGATCCACCGGGACAACGCGATCACCGAGCTGTCCGAGGCCGTCGCGCGCCTCGGCCGCCACAAGTTCCCGGTCCGCGTCACCAAGACGCTCCGGCACTTCCTCGACGAGCTCGGCGACGCCCTCGGCACCGAGCTCGACCCGGAGGACATGGAGGAGACCATCGCCAAGCTCGGCGGCATCGCCAAGCTGATCGGCGCCACGCTCTCCAACACCGCGAACCCCACGCAGCTGAACGCCGGTTACAAGGTGAACGTGATCCCCGGCGAGGCCACCGCCAACGTCGACGGCCGCTTCCTGCCCGGCCACGAGGACGAGTTCCTCGCCGACCTCGACCGGATCCTCGGCCCGAAGGTCAAGCGTTCGGACGTGCACGCGGACAAGGCCGTCGAGACCACGTTCGATGGGGCGCTCGTCGAGGCCATGAAGACCTCGATCGAGGCGGAGGACCCGATCGGCAAGGCCATCCCGTACATGCTCTCCGGCGGCACCGACGCCAAGTCCTTCGTGGAGCTCGGCATCCGCAACTTCGGCTTCGCGCCGCTGCAGCTGCCGCCCGAGCTGGACTTCGCCGGCATGTTCCACGGCGTCGACGAGCGGGTGCCGGTGGACGGCCTCAAGTTCGGTGTGCGGGTCCTGGACCGCTTCATCGACGCGTCCTGA
- a CDS encoding serine/threonine protein kinase — protein sequence MDLRRNLGVQRDVWANREPGNGGFRPLDDKDPRTAGGYRLVAGLGSGGMGRVYLSHTPGGRAVAVKVIRPELAEDPEFRRRFRTEVAAASKVHGLYTAPVVDSDTESPVPWCATAYVPGPSLAEAVREHGPLPVDTVLRMTAGIAEALQAVHDAGIVHRDLKPSNVLLASDGPRVIDFGVARAADATSVTRSGSAVGTVAYMAPEQVLGGSASGSADVFALGQTAVFAATGSTAYGEGDPHAVLYRVVHEEPDLSKVPDPLRELISRCLSKPADDRPTVREVIETVQVIRESLPGGPGPATDAWLPGELAEGIAARAEGARVTGAEPTGHATPPRGATGPDETPGSAAPAGVFGPPVAFSQEPTAGQGQQGHPATAPDSPSPVAPLGAETAAVSTEPRRRRSRAWLMAAAGVVLVACGAAATLYFVPGGRQADGAAGPAASGHPEATRSASKSASASKSASPSASKSPKASKSGAAPAPSGSAADPTSAPPTDPTSGPPTSAPPLPSTYNGIVMTDSQDLYLADDPVRAKPDDGQSTEDLTYAVYSNGAVLAPGTTSGSSLALLPAGQPGTREACRNAHAAKDSYWVYDLPVGQRLCLDAGSGDVGLLTLRGKTEGKNVTLDAKVWRNAGR from the coding sequence ATGGACCTTCGACGCAACCTGGGGGTGCAGCGGGACGTGTGGGCGAACAGGGAGCCCGGCAACGGCGGTTTCCGTCCGCTGGACGACAAGGATCCGCGGACGGCCGGCGGATACCGCCTGGTCGCGGGGCTCGGCTCCGGTGGCATGGGCCGCGTCTATCTGTCGCACACGCCGGGCGGCCGGGCCGTCGCGGTCAAGGTGATCAGACCCGAGCTGGCCGAGGACCCCGAGTTCCGCCGCAGATTCCGTACCGAGGTCGCCGCGGCGAGCAAGGTGCACGGGCTCTACACGGCGCCGGTCGTCGACAGTGACACGGAGAGCCCGGTGCCGTGGTGCGCGACCGCGTACGTGCCCGGGCCCTCGCTCGCGGAGGCGGTGCGCGAGCACGGGCCGCTGCCGGTGGACACGGTGCTGCGGATGACGGCCGGGATCGCGGAGGCGCTCCAGGCGGTGCACGACGCGGGGATCGTGCACCGCGACCTGAAGCCGTCGAACGTGCTGCTGGCCTCCGACGGGCCCCGCGTCATCGACTTCGGTGTGGCGCGGGCGGCGGACGCGACGTCCGTGACGCGCAGCGGGTCGGCCGTGGGCACGGTCGCGTACATGGCTCCGGAGCAGGTGCTCGGCGGCTCCGCGAGCGGCTCGGCCGATGTGTTCGCGCTCGGCCAGACCGCGGTGTTCGCCGCCACCGGGAGCACCGCGTACGGGGAGGGCGATCCGCACGCGGTGCTGTACCGGGTCGTGCACGAGGAGCCGGATCTGTCCAAGGTCCCGGACCCCCTGCGGGAGTTGATATCCCGCTGCCTCAGCAAGCCGGCCGATGACCGGCCGACGGTGCGGGAGGTCATCGAGACGGTCCAGGTGATCCGTGAGTCGTTGCCCGGTGGTCCCGGGCCCGCGACGGACGCCTGGCTTCCGGGTGAGCTCGCCGAGGGGATCGCGGCGCGTGCCGAGGGGGCCCGGGTGACCGGGGCGGAGCCGACGGGTCATGCGACGCCGCCGCGCGGTGCCACGGGTCCCGACGAGACGCCCGGGAGCGCCGCCCCCGCCGGTGTGTTCGGGCCGCCCGTCGCGTTTTCCCAGGAACCGACCGCCGGGCAGGGGCAGCAGGGCCATCCGGCGACGGCCCCCGACAGCCCCTCTCCCGTCGCACCTCTGGGCGCCGAGACCGCCGCCGTGAGTACGGAGCCCCGACGCAGGCGCTCCCGTGCCTGGCTGATGGCGGCCGCCGGGGTCGTGCTGGTCGCGTGCGGCGCGGCCGCCACGCTGTATTTCGTGCCCGGTGGCCGGCAGGCCGACGGAGCGGCAGGTCCTGCGGCCTCCGGCCACCCCGAGGCGACGCGCTCCGCGTCGAAGTCGGCGTCCGCGTCGAAGTCCGCCTCCCCGAGCGCCTCGAAGTCGCCGAAAGCGTCCAAGTCGGGTGCGGCGCCCGCCCCTTCGGGCTCGGCCGCGGACCCCACGTCCGCTCCCCCGACGGATCCCACGAGCGGGCCCCCGACCTCGGCGCCCCCGCTCCCGTCGACGTACAACGGCATCGTGATGACGGACAGCCAGGACCTGTATCTCGCGGACGATCCGGTGCGGGCCAAGCCGGACGACGGGCAGTCGACCGAGGATCTGACCTACGCCGTCTACAGCAACGGCGCGGTGCTGGCGCCCGGCACCACCTCGGGGAGTTCGCTCGCGCTGCTCCCCGCCGGGCAGCCGGGCACCCGCGAAGCGTGCCGCAACGCGCATGCGGCCAAGGACTCCTACTGGGTCTACGACCTGCCGGTGGGGCAGCGCCTGTGCCTGGACGCCGGCTCGGGGGACGTCGGGCTGCTGACGCTCCGGGGCAAGACGGAGGGCAAGAACGTCACCCTGGACGCGAAGGTCTGGCGCAACGCCGGCCGGTAG
- the gnd gene encoding phosphogluconate dehydrogenase (NAD(+)-dependent, decarboxylating) → MQLGLIGLGKMGGNMRERIRRAGHTVIGYDRNPEVSDVASLQELVEKLEGPRVVWVMVPAGAATQSTVDELGGLLSEGDIVVDGGNSRWTDDEKHAEELAAKGIGFVDAGVSGGVWGLENGYALMVGGSEENVAKVKPVFDALKPEGDFGYVHAGKVGAGHFSKMVHNGIEYAMMQAYAEGWELLEKVDSVDNVREVFRSWQEGTVIRSWLLDLAVNALDEDTHLDKLRGFAADSGEGRWTVEAAIDNSVPLPAITASLFARFTSRQEDSPQMKMIAALRNQFGGHAVESK, encoded by the coding sequence ATGCAGCTCGGTCTCATCGGTCTCGGCAAGATGGGCGGCAACATGCGCGAGCGCATCCGCCGCGCCGGCCACACCGTCATCGGCTACGACCGCAACCCCGAGGTCTCCGACGTCGCCTCCCTCCAGGAGCTCGTCGAGAAGCTCGAGGGCCCGCGCGTGGTCTGGGTGATGGTTCCGGCCGGCGCTGCCACCCAGTCGACCGTCGACGAGCTCGGCGGCCTGCTCTCCGAGGGCGACATCGTCGTCGACGGCGGCAACTCCCGCTGGACCGACGACGAGAAGCACGCCGAGGAGCTCGCCGCCAAGGGCATCGGCTTCGTCGACGCCGGTGTCTCCGGTGGTGTGTGGGGCCTGGAGAACGGCTACGCGCTCATGGTCGGCGGCTCCGAGGAGAACGTCGCCAAGGTCAAGCCGGTCTTCGACGCCCTCAAGCCCGAGGGTGACTTCGGCTACGTCCACGCGGGCAAGGTCGGCGCGGGCCACTTCTCCAAGATGGTCCACAACGGCATCGAGTACGCCATGATGCAGGCCTACGCCGAGGGCTGGGAGCTCCTGGAGAAGGTCGACTCCGTGGACAACGTCCGCGAGGTCTTCCGCTCCTGGCAGGAGGGCACGGTCATCCGTTCCTGGCTGCTCGACCTCGCGGTCAACGCGCTGGACGAGGACACGCACCTCGACAAGCTGCGCGGCTTCGCCGCCGACTCCGGCGAGGGCCGCTGGACCGTCGAGGCGGCCATCGACAACTCCGTGCCGCTGCCGGCGATCACCGCGTCGCTCTTCGCGCGCTTCACCTCCCGCCAGGAGGACTCGCCGCAGATGAAGATGATCGCGGCGCTGCGCAACCAGTTCGGCGGCCACGCCGTCGAGTCCAAGTAG